In one window of Cydia pomonella isolate Wapato2018A chromosome 16, ilCydPomo1, whole genome shotgun sequence DNA:
- the LOC133526483 gene encoding aquaporin AQPAn.G-like yields the protein MDYVKCGVIQSLCAELIGTLIICGILLSGSTLISSKSYRNETHNLQNDHELNKLSEKSADPSDKALAYGLTVTSVVTYTVHISGGHFNPAITLGAIICRDISIILGTCYVLAQIIGALIGEVLAKLIVEKKQPDQESSEFAIGVLASFMLVSVYLSVTDTRKFGKDVGSAPLAVGLTITALALSEDRISMNPAISLATSMHYEDFIYTWVDWIAPLLGGLMAGIVYRTLTKYYDLLSVRVNYSNSFVTVTASKDN from the exons ATGGATTATGTAAAATGCGGAGTTATACAAAGCCTTTGTGCTGAACTTATCGGAACGTTAATTATCTGCGGTATTCTACTCTCAGGTTCTACattaatttcatcaaaatcataTCGCAATGAAACACATAACTTACAGAACGATCATGAATTGAACAAACTATCAGAAAAAAGCGCCGACCCCAGTGACAAAGCATTGGCATACGGGCTTACAGTTACTTCTGTGGTGACCTATACAGTCCATATCTCTGGTGGACATTTCAATCCAGCTATAACTTTAGGGGCAATTATCTGTAGAGACATCAGTATAATCCTAGGAACGTGTTACGTCCTGGCGCAGATAATCGGAGCGCTAATAGGCGAAGTATTAGCCAAGCTGATCGTCGAAAAAAAACAGCCTGATCAAGAAAGTTCAGAATTTGCGATTGGAGTATTAGCATCGTTCATGTTAGTATCGGTGTATCTAAGTGTGACTGATACCAGAAAGTTTGGAAAAGATGTAGGCTCAGCTCCGCTGGCTGTTGGACTCACTATAACAGCCTTAGCATTGTCAG AGGACAGGATTTCCATGAACCCTGCAATATCTCTGGCAACATCGATGCATTATGAAGACTTTATATACACTTGGGTGGACTGGATAGCACCTCTTCTTGGAGGGTTAATGGCTGGAATTGTTTATCGGACTCTAACCAAGTATTATGATTTGTTATCAGTTCGTGTGAACTATTCGAATTCATTCGTTACTGTCACAGCAAGCAAAGATaattga